One segment of Triticum aestivum cultivar Chinese Spring chromosome 2A, IWGSC CS RefSeq v2.1, whole genome shotgun sequence DNA contains the following:
- the LOC123189547 gene encoding uncharacterized protein, whose product MSSLGTSKGILEIAKFGVYVAVPVTLTYLVATDSKAIKKLMGLRPYVVYPPEGPRPPPPEELRERAREIARSRRQE is encoded by the exons ATGTCGTCATTGGGGACGTCCAAGGGGATCCTCGAGATCGCCAAGTTCGGGGTGTACGTCGCCGTCCCCGTTACCCTCACCTACCTCGTCGCCACCGACTCCAAGGCCATCAAGAAGCTCATGGGCCTC CGTCCTTATGTGGTTTACCCTCCAGAAGGCCCACGACCACCACCGCCCGAAGAACTTCGTGAAAGGGCTCGGGAGATAGCTCGCAGCAGAAGGCAAGAATAA